Proteins encoded within one genomic window of Ursus arctos isolate Adak ecotype North America unplaced genomic scaffold, UrsArc2.0 scaffold_7, whole genome shotgun sequence:
- the LOC113259051 gene encoding TAF5-like RNA polymerase II p300/CBP-associated factor-associated factor 65 kDa subunit 5L isoform X2, whose protein sequence is MKRVRTEQIQMAVSCYLKRRQYVDSDGPLKQGLRLSQTAEEMAANLTVQSESGCANIVSAAPCQAEPQQYEVQFGRLRNFLTDSDSQHSHEVMPLLYPLFVYLHLNLVQNSPKSTVESFYSRFHGMFLQNASQKDVIEQLQTTQTIQDILSNFKLRAFLDNKYVVRLQEDSYNYLIRYLQSDNNTALCKVLTLHIHLDVQPAKRTDYQLYASGSSSRSEGNGLEPTDMPAPILQNEAALEVLQESIKRVKDGPPSLTTICFYAFYNTEQLLNTAEISPDSKLLAAGFDNSCIKLWSLRSKKLKSEPHQVDVSRIHLACDILEEEV, encoded by the exons ATGAAACGAGTGCGCACCGAGCAGATTCAGATGGCAGTGTCCTGCTACCTCAAACGCCGGCAGTACGTGGACTCCGACGGTCCCCTGAAGCAAGGACTGAGGCTGTCACAGACCGCTGAGGAGATGGCGGCCAACCTCACAG TCCAATCAGAATCCGGTTGTGCCAACATAGTGTCTGCAGCCCCTTGCCAGGCAGAGCCCCAGCAATATGAAGTACAGTTTGGACGACTACGGAATTTTCTCACTG ATTCTGATTCCCAGCATAGCCACGAAGTGATGCCTCTCCTCTATCCTCTCTTTGTCTACCTCCATCTCAACCTGGTCCAGAATAGTCCGAAGAGCACAGTGGAAAGTTTTTACAGCCGCTTCCATGGAATGTTTCTGCAGAACGCTAGCCAGAAGGATGTCATTGAGCAGCTACAGACCACTCAAACCATCCAGGACATCCTGTCTAACTTCAAGCTTCGAGCATTCCTAGATAACAAGTACGTGGTCCGTCTCCAGGAAGACAGCTACAACTACCTTATCCGCTACCTCCAAAGTGACAACAACACCGCCCTGTGCAAAGTCCTCACCTTGCATATCCATCTTGACGTGCAGCCTGCCAAGAGAACAGATTACCAGCTCTATGCCAGCGGCAGCTCCTCTCGAAGCGAGGGCAACGGCTTGGAGCCCACTGACATGCCCGCCCCTATTCTGCAGAACGAGGCTGCCCTGGAGGTCTTGCAGGAGAGCATTAAGCGCGTCAAGGACGGCCCCCCCTCCCTCACTACCATCTGCTTCTATGCCTTCTATAACACAGAGCAGCTGCTGAACACCGCAGAAATCTCCCCGGACAGCAAGCTGCTCGCTGCTGGGTTTGACAACTCCTGTATAAAACTGTGGAGTTTACGATCCAAGAAGTTAAAATCAGAACCCCATCAAGTAGACGTGTCCCGCATCCACTTGGCTTGTGACATTCTGGAGGAGGAGGTATGa
- the LOC130541844 gene encoding TAF5-like RNA polymerase II p300/CBP-associated factor-associated factor 65 kDa subunit 5L, which yields MKILRGHCGPVYSTRFLADSSGLLSCSEDMSIRYWDLGSFTNTVLYQGHAYPVWDLDISPYSLYFASGSHDRTARLWSFDRTYPLRIYAGHLADVDCVKFHPNSNYLATGSTDKTVRLWSAQQGNSVRLFTGHRGPVLSLAFSPNGKYLASAGEDQRLKLWDLASGTLYKELRGHTDNITSLTFSPDSSLIASASMDNSVRVWDIRNTYCSAPADGSSGELVGVYTGQMSNVLSVQFMACNLLLVTGITQENQEH from the coding sequence ATGAAGATACTACGGGGACACTGTGGACCAGTGTACAGCACAAGGTTCCTCGCAGACAGCTCAGGGTTGCTCTCTTGTTCTGAAGATATGTCCATTAGGTACTGGGACCTCGGGAGTTTCACCAACACTGTGTTGTACCAAGGACATGCCTACCCTGTGTGGGATCTGGACATTAGCCCATACAGCCTGTACTTTGCCAGCGGGTCCCATGACCGCACCGCGAGGCTGTGGTCATTTGATCGGACGTACCCGCTGAGAATATATGCCGGACACCTGGCAGATGTGGACTGTGTCAAATTCCACCCTAATTCAAACTACTTAGCCACAGGCTCGACCGACAAGACTGTCCGGCTGTGGAGTGCTCAACAGGGCAACTCGGTGAGGCTCTTCACGGGCCACCGtggccctgtgctctctcttgccttTTCTCCCAACGGTAAGTACTTGGCCTCAGCTGGCGAGGACCAGCGGCTGAAGCTATGGGACTTGGCCTCTGGGACTCTTTATAAAGAACTGAGAGGTCACACGGACAACATCACCAGCCTCACCTTCAGTCCGGACAGCAGTCTGATCGCGTCTGCGTCCATGGACAACTCGGTGCGCGTCTGGGACATCAGGAACACTTACTGCAGCGCGCCTGCCGACGGCTCGTCTGGTGAACTCGTGGGCGTGTACACCGGGCAGATGAGCAATGTACTGAGTGTGCAGTTCATGGCCTGCAACCTTCTTCTAGTGACTGGAATCACACAAGAGAATCaggaacattaa
- the LOC113259051 gene encoding TAF5-like RNA polymerase II p300/CBP-associated factor-associated factor 65 kDa subunit 5L isoform X1, whose translation MKRVRTEQIQMAVSCYLKRRQYVDSDGPLKQGLRLSQTAEEMAANLTVQSESGCANIVSAAPCQAEPQQYEVQFGRLRNFLTDSDSQHSHEVMPLLYPLFVYLHLNLVQNSPKSTVESFYSRFHGMFLQNASQKDVIEQLQTTQTIQDILSNFKLRAFLDNKYVVRLQEDSYNYLIRYLQSDNNTALCKVLTLHIHLDVQPAKRTDYQLYASGSSSRSEGNGLEPTDMPAPILQNEAALEVLQESIKRVKDGPPSLTTICFYAFYNTEQLLNTAEISPDSKLLAAGFDNSCIKLWSLRSKKLKSEPHQVDVSRIHLACDILEEEVCVHDHPRHCQPPALLAQHYSTSIRFMYWLASLPPIQQSLSLKSKEVSVV comes from the exons ATGAAACGAGTGCGCACCGAGCAGATTCAGATGGCAGTGTCCTGCTACCTCAAACGCCGGCAGTACGTGGACTCCGACGGTCCCCTGAAGCAAGGACTGAGGCTGTCACAGACCGCTGAGGAGATGGCGGCCAACCTCACAG TCCAATCAGAATCCGGTTGTGCCAACATAGTGTCTGCAGCCCCTTGCCAGGCAGAGCCCCAGCAATATGAAGTACAGTTTGGACGACTACGGAATTTTCTCACTG ATTCTGATTCCCAGCATAGCCACGAAGTGATGCCTCTCCTCTATCCTCTCTTTGTCTACCTCCATCTCAACCTGGTCCAGAATAGTCCGAAGAGCACAGTGGAAAGTTTTTACAGCCGCTTCCATGGAATGTTTCTGCAGAACGCTAGCCAGAAGGATGTCATTGAGCAGCTACAGACCACTCAAACCATCCAGGACATCCTGTCTAACTTCAAGCTTCGAGCATTCCTAGATAACAAGTACGTGGTCCGTCTCCAGGAAGACAGCTACAACTACCTTATCCGCTACCTCCAAAGTGACAACAACACCGCCCTGTGCAAAGTCCTCACCTTGCATATCCATCTTGACGTGCAGCCTGCCAAGAGAACAGATTACCAGCTCTATGCCAGCGGCAGCTCCTCTCGAAGCGAGGGCAACGGCTTGGAGCCCACTGACATGCCCGCCCCTATTCTGCAGAACGAGGCTGCCCTGGAGGTCTTGCAGGAGAGCATTAAGCGCGTCAAGGACGGCCCCCCCTCCCTCACTACCATCTGCTTCTATGCCTTCTATAACACAGAGCAGCTGCTGAACACCGCAGAAATCTCCCCGGACAGCAAGCTGCTCGCTGCTGGGTTTGACAACTCCTGTATAAAACTGTGGAGTTTACGATCCAAGAAGTTAAAATCAGAACCCCATCAAGTAGACGTGTCCCGCATCCACTTGGCTTGTGACATTCTGGAGGAGGAG GTATGTGTACACGATCACCCTCGTCACTGCCAGCCTCCCGCCCTCCTAGCCCAGCACTACAGCACCAGTATTCGGTTCATGTACTGGCTAGCGAGCCTTCCCCCAATCCAGCAGTCTTTAAGTTTGAAAAGTAAAGAAGTCAGTGTTGTATAA